Proteins encoded together in one Staphylococcus aureus window:
- a CDS encoding metal-dependent transcriptional regulator, giving the protein MLTEEKEDYLKAILTNNGDKNFVTNKILSQFLNIKPPSVSEMVGRLEKAGYVETKPYKGVRLTEDGLTHTLDIIKRHRLLELFLIEILKYNWEEVHQEAEILEHRISDLFVERLDSLLNFPETCPHGGVIPRNNEYKEKYITTILNYEPGDIVTIKRVRDKTDLLIYLSSKDISIGNEVEIVSKDEMNKVIIIKRNDNVIIVSYENAMNMFAEK; this is encoded by the coding sequence ATGTTAACTGAAGAAAAAGAGGACTATTTAAAGGCAATCCTTACGAATAATGGCGATAAAAACTTTGTGACAAATAAAATCTTATCTCAATTTTTAAATATTAAGCCTCCATCTGTAAGTGAAATGGTAGGACGTCTTGAAAAAGCAGGCTATGTTGAAACAAAACCATACAAAGGTGTTAGATTAACAGAGGATGGTTTAACGCATACGCTTGATATCATTAAGAGACATCGACTATTAGAATTATTTTTAATAGAAATATTGAAATATAATTGGGAAGAAGTACATCAAGAAGCAGAAATTTTAGAACATCGAATTTCAGATTTATTTGTTGAAAGGCTGGATAGCCTGTTAAATTTCCCAGAAACTTGCCCGCACGGCGGTGTGATTCCTAGAAATAATGAATATAAAGAGAAATATATAACAACGATTTTGAATTATGAACCTGGTGATATCGTTACAATCAAACGTGTGAGAGATAAGACCGATTTGCTAATATATTTGTCTAGTAAAGATATTTCTATTGGTAATGAAGTGGAAATTGTATCGAAAGATGAAATGAATAAAGTAATTATCATTAAACGTAATGATAATGTAATTATTGTCAGTTACGAAAATGCAATGAACATGTTTGCTGAAAAATAA
- the tagD gene encoding glycerol-3-phosphate cytidylyltransferase has translation MKRVITYGTYDLLHYGHIELLRRAREMGDYLIVALSTDEFNQIKHKKSYYDYEQRKMMLESIRYVDLVIPEKGWGQKEDDVEKFDVDVFVMGHDWEGEFDFLKDKCEVIYLKRTEGISTTKIKQELYGKDAK, from the coding sequence ATGAAACGTGTAATAACATATGGCACATATGACTTACTTCACTATGGTCATATCGAATTGCTTCGTCGTGCAAGAGAGATGGGCGATTATTTAATAGTAGCATTATCAACAGATGAATTTAATCAAATTAAACATAAAAAATCTTATTATGATTATGAACAACGAAAAATGATGCTTGAATCAATACGCTATGTCGATTTAGTCATTCCAGAAAAGGGCTGGGGACAAAAAGAAGACGATGTCGAAAAATTTGATGTAGATGTTTTTGTTATGGGACATGACTGGGAAGGTGAATTCGACTTCTTAAAGGATAAATGTGAAGTCATTTATTTAAAACGTACAGAAGGCATTTCGACGACTAAAATCAAACAAGAATTATATGGTAAAGATGCTAAATAA
- a CDS encoding M50 family metallopeptidase → MNYLSNFFNTTIQLNIYIIVIVAACYIAIHQYRHKPVLNYLDVILNYIPVLTHEFGHVLFNKLAGGRAKDLVIVTSPRERQQTLQQGFAITQSRHLAGQWLTTIGGYFMPPIMLLIGLASSHYQIPSFFIFTYLLIFIYFLILTSRKGSPIVVITLISIMLYFILKDENIVEIQLLVTMSYQYILGVLLGEVLQSSWTIAKLTFQRPSPQWDGSALKELSHVPIFIYSTIWIIFNLYAVNILLKYTHLIN, encoded by the coding sequence ATGAATTATTTATCAAACTTTTTTAATACGACAATTCAACTTAATATATACATTATCGTTATTGTTGCAGCTTGTTATATTGCTATTCATCAATATAGACATAAGCCTGTTTTGAACTATTTAGATGTCATTTTAAACTATATCCCTGTTTTAACACATGAATTTGGTCATGTACTGTTTAATAAACTCGCTGGTGGCCGTGCAAAAGATTTAGTCATTGTAACAAGTCCACGAGAGCGACAACAGACATTACAACAAGGATTCGCAATTACACAATCTAGACATCTAGCAGGCCAATGGCTTACAACGATTGGTGGTTATTTTATGCCACCTATTATGTTATTGATAGGTTTAGCGTCGAGCCATTATCAGATACCTAGTTTCTTTATATTTACCTATTTATTGATATTTATTTATTTTTTAATTTTAACATCTAGAAAAGGCTCACCCATTGTTGTTATAACTTTAATTTCTATCATGTTGTATTTTATATTAAAAGATGAAAATATAGTAGAAATTCAACTACTTGTCACAATGAGTTATCAATATATTTTAGGTGTATTATTAGGCGAAGTTCTACAATCTAGTTGGACGATTGCTAAATTGACTTTCCAGCGTCCGAGTCCACAGTGGGATGGTAGTGCACTTAAAGAACTCAGTCATGTACCTATCTTCATTTATAGTACAATCTGGATTATCTTCAATCTTTATGCAGTGAATATTTTACTCAAATATACTCACTTGATAAATTAA
- the pbp4 gene encoding penicillin-binding protein PBP4 produces the protein MKNLISIIIILCLTLSIMTPYAQATNSDVTPVQAANQYGYAGLSAAYEPTSAVNVSQTGQLLYQYNIDTKWNPASMTKLMTMYLTLEAVNKGQLSLDDTVTMTNKEYIMSTLPELSNTKLYPGQVWTIADLLQITVSNSSNAAALILAKKVSKNTSDFVDLMNNKAKAIGMKNTHFVNPTGAENSRLRTFAPTKYKDQERTVTTARDYAILDLHVIKETPKILDFTKQLAPTTHAVTYYTFNFSLEGAKMSLPGTDGLKTGSSDTANYNHTITTKRGKFRINQVIMGAGDYKNLGGEKQRNMMGNALMERSFDQYKYVKILSKGEQRINGKKYYVENDLYDVLPSDFSKKDYKLVVEDGKVHADYPREFINKDYGPPTVEVHQPIIQKANTVAKSMWEEHPLFTIIGGTCLVAGLALIVHMIINRLFRKRK, from the coding sequence ATGAAAAATTTAATATCTATTATCATCATTTTATGTTTAACATTAAGTATTATGACACCATATGCACAAGCTACTAACAGTGACGTAACCCCTGTACAAGCAGCAAATCAATATGGTTATGCAGGTTTGTCGGCTGCATACGAACCGACGAGTGCTGTTAATGTAAGTCAAACTGGACAATTACTGTATCAATACAATATCGATACTAAGTGGAATCCAGCGTCTATGACTAAATTAATGACAATGTACTTAACATTGGAAGCTGTAAATAAGGGGCAGCTTTCACTTGATGACACAGTCACAATGACGAACAAAGAATATATTATGTCTACACTACCTGAGTTGAGTAATACGAAACTATATCCTGGACAAGTATGGACAATCGCAGACCTATTACAAATTACAGTATCTAATTCTAGTAATGCCGCGGCATTAATTTTAGCTAAGAAGGTTTCAAAAAACACCAGCGATTTCGTTGATTTAATGAATAACAAAGCTAAAGCTATCGGAATGAAAAATACACATTTCGTCAATCCAACGGGTGCTGAAAATTCAAGATTACGTACATTTGCACCAACAAAGTATAAAGACCAAGAACGTACTGTAACGACTGCTAGAGACTATGCCATTTTAGATTTACACGTGATTAAAGAGACACCTAAAATATTAGACTTTACAAAGCAGTTAGCACCAACAACGCATGCAGTTACGTATTACACATTCAACTTTTCATTGGAAGGTGCAAAAATGAGTTTGCCGGGTACAGATGGTTTAAAAACTGGATCAAGTGATACAGCAAATTACAACCATACGATTACTACCAAACGAGGTAAATTTAGAATTAATCAAGTTATCATGGGTGCAGGAGACTATAAAAACCTTGGTGGCGAGAAGCAACGTAATATGATGGGGAATGCATTAATGGAACGCTCATTTGATCAGTATAAATATGTAAAAATATTGTCTAAAGGTGAGCAAAGGATAAATGGTAAGAAATATTATGTTGAAAATGATCTTTACGATGTTTTACCAAGTGATTTTAGTAAAAAAGATTATAAACTTGTAGTCGAAGATGGTAAAGTACACGCGGACTATCCAAGAGAATTTATTAATAAAGATTATGGACCTCCAACTGTAGAAGTTCATCAGCCAATTATTCAAAAGGCAAATACTGTTGCTAAAAGTATGTGGGAAGAACATCCATTATTCACTATCATTGGTGGTACATGCCTTGTCGCTGGATTAGCACTTATTGTTCATATGATAATCAATCGTTTATTTAGAAAAAGAAAATAA
- the tagH gene encoding teichoic acids export ABC transporter ATP-binding subunit TagH, with protein MNVSVNIKNVTKEYRIYRTNKERMKDALIPKHKNKTFFALDDISLKAYEGDVIGLVGINGSGKSTLSNIIGGSLSPTVGKVDRNGEVSVIAISAGLSGQLTGIENIEFKMLCMGFKRKEIKAMTPKIIEFSELGEFIYQPVKKYSSGMRAKLGFSINITVNPDILVIDEALSVGDQTFAQKCLDKIYEFKEQNKTIFFVSHNLGQVRQFCTKIAWIEGGKLKDYGELDDVLPKYEAFLNDFKKKSKAEQKEFRNKLDESRFVIK; from the coding sequence ATGAACGTTTCGGTAAACATTAAAAATGTAACAAAAGAATATCGTATTTATCGTACAAATAAAGAACGTATGAAAGATGCGCTCATTCCCAAACATAAAAACAAAACATTTTTCGCTTTAGATGACATTAGTTTAAAAGCATATGAAGGTGACGTCATAGGGCTTGTTGGCATCAATGGTTCCGGCAAATCAACGTTGAGCAATATCATTGGCGGTTCTTTGTCGCCTACTGTTGGCAAAGTGGATCGTAATGGTGAAGTCAGCGTTATCGCAATTAGTGCTGGCTTGAGTGGACAACTTACAGGGATTGAAAATATCGAATTTAAAATGTTATGTATGGGCTTTAAGCGAAAAGAAATTAAAGCGATGACACCTAAGATTATTGAATTTAGTGAACTTGGTGAGTTTATTTATCAACCAGTTAAAAAGTATTCAAGTGGTATGCGTGCAAAACTTGGTTTTTCAATTAATATCACAGTTAATCCAGATATCTTAGTCATTGACGAAGCTTTATCTGTAGGTGACCAAACTTTTGCACAAAAATGTTTAGATAAAATTTACGAGTTTAAAGAGCAAAACAAAACCATCTTTTTCGTTAGTCATAACTTAGGACAAGTGAGACAATTTTGTACTAAGATTGCTTGGATTGAAGGCGGAAAGTTAAAAGATTACGGTGAACTTGATGATGTATTACCTAAATATGAAGCTTTCCTTAACGATTTTAAAAAGAAATCCAAAGCCGAACAAAAAGAATTTAGAAACAAACTCGATGAGTCCCGCTTCGTTATTAAATAA
- a CDS encoding glycosyltransferase family A protein — protein MRFTIIIPTCNNEATIRQLLISIESKEHYRILCIDGGSTDQTIPMIERLQRELKHISLIQLQNASIATCINKGLMDIKMTDPHDSDAFMVIKPTSIVLPGKLDRLTAAFKNNDNIDMVIGQRAYNYHGEWKLKSADEFIKDNRIVTLTEQPDLLSMMSFDGKLFSAKFAELQCDETLANTYNHAILVKAMQKATDIHLVSQMIVGDNDIDTHATSNDEDFNRYITEIMKIRQRVMEMLLLPEQRLLYSDMVDRILFNNSLKYYMNEHPAVTHTTIQLVKDYIMSMQHSDYVSQNMFDIINTVEFIGENWDREIYELWRQTLIQVGINRPTYKKFLIQLKGRKFAHRTKSMLKR, from the coding sequence ATGAGGTTTACGATAATCATACCTACATGTAATAATGAGGCAACAATTCGACAATTGTTAATATCTATTGAGAGTAAAGAACACTATAGAATCCTTTGTATTGATGGTGGTTCTACTGATCAAACAATTCCTATGATTGAACGGTTACAAAGAGAACTCAAGCATATTTCATTAATACAATTACAAAATGCTTCGATAGCTACGTGTATTAATAAAGGTTTGATGGATATCAAAATGACAGATCCACATGATAGTGACGCATTTATGGTCATAAAACCAACATCAATCGTATTGCCAGGTAAATTAGATAGGTTAACTGCTGCTTTCAAAAATAATGATAATATTGATATGGTAATAGGGCAGCGAGCTTACAATTACCATGGTGAATGGAAATTGAAAAGTGCTGATGAGTTTATTAAAGACAATCGAATCGTTACATTAACGGAACAACCAGATTTGTTATCAATGATGTCTTTTGACGGAAAGTTATTCAGTGCTAAATTTGCTGAATTACAGTGTGACGAAACTTTAGCTAACACATACAATCACGCAATACTTGTCAAGGCGATGCAAAAAGCTACGGATATACATTTAGTTTCACAGATGATTGTCGGAGATAACGATATAGATACACATGCTACAAGTAACGATGAAGATTTTAATAGATATATCACAGAAATTATGAAAATAAGACAACGAGTCATGGAAATGTTACTATTACCTGAACAAAGGCTATTATATAGTGATATGGTTGATCGTATTTTATTCAATAATTCATTAAAATATTATATGAACGAACACCCAGCAGTAACGCACACGACAATTCAACTCGTAAAAGACTATATTATGTCTATGCAGCATTCTGATTATGTATCGCAAAACATGTTTGACATTATAAATACAGTTGAATTTATTGGTGAGAATTGGGATAGAGAAATATACGAATTGTGGCGACAAACATTAATTCAAGTGGGCATTAATAGGCCGACTTATAAAAAATTCTTGATACAACTTAAAGGGAGAAAGTTTGCACATCGAACAAAATCAATGTTAAAACGATAA
- a CDS encoding ABC transporter ATP-binding protein, which produces MKRENPLFFLFKKLSWPVGLIVAAITISSLGSLSGLLVPLFTGRIVDKFSVSHINWNLIALFGGIFVINALLSGLGLYLLSKIGEKIIYAIRSVLWEHIIQLKMPFFDKNESGQLMSRLTDDTKVINEFISQKLPNLLPSIVTLVGSLIMLFILDWKMTLLTFITIPIFVLIMIPLGRIMQKISTSTQSEIANFSGLLGRVLTEMRLVKISNTERLELDNAHKNLNEIYKLGLKQAKIAAVVQPISGIVMLLTIAIILGFGALEIATGAITAGTLIAMIFYVIQLSMPLINLSTLVTDYKKAVGASSRIYEIMQEPIEPTEALEDSENVLIDDGVLSFEHVDFKYDVKKILDDVSFQIPQGQVSAFVGPSGSGKSTIFNLIERMYEIESGDIKYGLESVYDIPLSKWRRKIGYVMQSNSMMSGTIRDNILYGINRHVSDEELINYAKLANCHDFIMQFDEGYDTLVGERGLKLSGGQRQRIDIARSFVKNPDILLLDEATANLDSESELKIQEALETLMEGRTTIVIAHRLSTIKKAGQIIFLDKGQVTGKGTHSELMASHAKYKNFVVSQKLTD; this is translated from the coding sequence ATGAAACGAGAAAATCCATTGTTTTTCTTATTTAAAAAACTATCATGGCCAGTGGGTCTTATCGTTGCAGCTATCACTATTTCATCACTAGGGAGCTTAAGTGGACTATTAGTGCCACTGTTTACTGGACGAATTGTAGATAAATTTTCCGTGAGCCATATCAATTGGAATCTAATCGCATTATTTGGTGGTATCTTTGTCATCAATGCTTTATTAAGCGGATTAGGTTTATATTTATTAAGTAAAATTGGTGAAAAGATTATTTATGCGATACGCTCAGTTTTATGGGAGCATATCATACAATTAAAAATGCCATTCTTTGACAAAAATGAAAGTGGTCAATTAATGAGTCGATTAACTGACGATACGAAAGTGATAAATGAATTTATTTCACAAAAGCTACCTAACTTATTACCATCAATCGTTACATTAGTTGGGTCACTAATCATGTTATTTATTTTAGATTGGAAAATGACATTATTAACATTTATAACGATACCGATATTCGTTTTAATTATGATTCCTCTAGGTCGTATTATGCAAAAGATATCGACAAGTACACAATCTGAAATTGCAAACTTCAGTGGTTTGTTAGGGCGTGTCCTAACTGAAATGCGTCTTGTTAAAATATCAAATACAGAGCGTCTTGAATTAGATAATGCACATAAAAATTTGAATGAAATATATAAATTAGGTTTAAAACAGGCTAAAATTGCGGCAGTTGTACAACCAATTTCAGGTATAGTTATGTTGCTAACAATTGCAATTATTTTAGGTTTTGGTGCATTAGAAATTGCGACTGGTGCAATCACTGCAGGTACATTAATTGCAATGATATTTTATGTTATTCAGTTATCTATGCCTTTAATCAATCTTTCCACGTTAGTTACAGATTATAAAAAGGCAGTCGGTGCAAGTAGTAGAATATACGAAATCATGCAAGAACCTATTGAACCGACAGAAGCTCTTGAAGATTCTGAAAATGTATTAATTGATGACGGTGTATTGTCATTTGAACATGTAGACTTTAAATATGATGTGAAGAAAATATTAGATGATGTGTCGTTCCAAATCCCACAAGGTCAAGTGAGTGCTTTTGTAGGCCCTTCTGGGTCTGGTAAAAGTACGATATTTAATCTGATAGAACGTATGTATGAAATTGAGTCAGGTGATATTAAATATGGCCTTGAAAGTGTCTATGATATCCCGTTATCTAAGTGGCGACGCAAAATTGGATATGTTATGCAATCAAATTCGATGATGAGTGGTACAATTAGAGACAATATTTTATACGGAATTAATCGTCATGTTTCAGATGAAGAACTTATTAATTATGCTAAATTAGCGAACTGTCATGATTTTATCATGCAATTTGATGAAGGATATGACACGCTTGTAGGTGAACGAGGATTGAAACTGTCTGGCGGACAACGTCAACGTATTGATATTGCTAGAAGTTTTGTTAAAAATCCTGATATTTTGTTACTTGATGAAGCAACAGCTAATCTCGATAGTGAAAGTGAATTGAAAATTCAAGAAGCTTTAGAAACATTGATGGAAGGTAGAACAACGATTGTCATTGCGCATCGTTTGTCTACAATTAAAAAAGCCGGTCAAATTATATTCTTAGACAAAGGACAGGTAACAGGTAAAGGTACGCATTCAGAACTGATGGCATCACATGCGAAGTATAAAAACTTTGTAGTGTCTCAAAAATTAACAGATTAA
- the tagG gene encoding teichoic acids export ABC transporter permease subunit TagG, whose amino-acid sequence MSAIGTVFKEHVKNFYLIQRLAQFQVKIINHSNYLGVAWELINPVMQIMVYWMVFGLGIRSNAPIHGVPFVYWLLVGISMWFFINQGILEGTKAITQKFNQVSKMNFPLSIIPTYIVTSRFYGHLGLLLLVIIACMFTGIYPSIHIIQLLIYVPFCFFLTASVTLLTSTLGVLVRDTQMLMQAILRILFYFSPILWLPKNHGISGLIHEMMKYNPVYFIAESYRAAILYHEWYFMDHWKLMLYNFGIVAIFFAIGAYLHMKYRDQFADFL is encoded by the coding sequence ATGTCAGCAATAGGAACAGTTTTTAAAGAACATGTAAAGAACTTTTATTTAATTCAAAGACTGGCTCAGTTTCAAGTTAAAATTATCAATCATAGTAACTATTTAGGTGTGGCTTGGGAATTAATTAACCCTGTTATGCAAATTATGGTTTACTGGATGGTTTTTGGATTAGGAATAAGAAGTAATGCACCAATTCATGGTGTACCTTTTGTTTATTGGTTATTGGTTGGTATCAGTATGTGGTTCTTCATCAACCAAGGTATTTTAGAAGGTACTAAAGCAATTACACAAAAGTTTAATCAAGTATCGAAAATGAACTTCCCGTTATCGATAATACCGACATATATTGTGACAAGTAGATTTTATGGACATTTAGGCTTACTTTTACTTGTGATAATTGCATGTATGTTTACTGGTATTTATCCATCAATACATATCATTCAATTATTGATATATGTACCGTTTTGTTTTTTCTTAACTGCCTCGGTGACGTTATTAACATCAACACTCGGTGTGTTAGTTAGAGATACACAAATGTTAATGCAAGCAATATTAAGAATATTATTTTACTTTTCACCAATTTTGTGGCTACCAAAGAACCATGGTATCAGTGGTTTAATTCATGAAATGATGAAATATAATCCAGTTTACTTTATTGCTGAATCATACCGTGCAGCAATTTTATATCACGAATGGTATTTCATGGATCATTGGAAATTAATGTTATACAATTTCGGTATTGTTGCCATTTTCTTTGCAATTGGTGCGTACTTACACATGAAATATAGAGATCAATTTGCAGACTTCTTGTAA
- the tarB gene encoding teichoic acid glycerol-phosphate primase TarB, producing the protein MNVLIKKFYHLVVRILSKMITPQVIDKPHIVFMMTFPEDIKPIIKALNNSSYQKTVLTTPKQAPYLSELSDDVDVIEMTNRTLVKQIKALKSAQMIIIDNYYLLLGGYNKTSNQHIVQTWHASGALKNFGLTDHQVDVSDKAMVQQYRKVYQATDFYLVGCEQMSQCFKQSLGATEEQMLYFGLPRINKYYTADRATVKAELKDKYGITNKLVLYVPTYREDKADNRAIDKAYFEKCLPGYTLINKLHPSIEDSDIDDVSSIDTSTLMLMSDIIISDYSSLPIEASLLDIPTIFYVYDEGTYDQVRGLNQFYKAIPDSYKVYTEEDLIMTIQEKEHLLSPLFKDWHKYNTDKSLHQLTEYIDKMVTK; encoded by the coding sequence ATGAACGTTTTAATAAAGAAATTTTATCATTTGGTAGTTCGAATACTTTCTAAAATGATTACGCCTCAAGTGATTGATAAACCGCATATCGTATTTATGATGACTTTTCCAGAAGATATTAAGCCTATCATCAAAGCATTAAATAATTCGTCGTATCAGAAAACTGTTTTAACAACACCAAAACAAGCGCCTTATTTATCTGAACTTAGCGACGATGTTGATGTGATAGAAATGACTAATCGAACATTGGTAAAACAAATTAAGGCTTTGAAAAGCGCGCAGATGATTATTATCGATAATTATTACCTATTACTAGGTGGATATAATAAGACTTCTAATCAACACATTGTTCAAACGTGGCATGCAAGTGGTGCATTAAAAAACTTTGGCTTAACAGATCATCAAGTCGATGTGTCTGACAAGGCAATGGTTCAGCAGTACCGTAAAGTTTATCAAGCGACGGATTTTTACTTAGTGGGTTGTGAACAAATGTCACAATGTTTTAAACAGTCTTTAGGTGCAACAGAAGAGCAAATGCTGTATTTTGGGCTTCCGAGAATTAATAAATATTACACAGCTGATAGAGCAACGGTTAAGGCAGAGTTAAAGGATAAATATGGAATTACAAATAAGTTGGTATTATATGTACCAACATATAGAGAAGATAAAGCAGATAATAGGGCTATTGATAAAGCTTATTTTGAAAAATGTTTACCAGGATATACACTGATTAATAAATTACATCCATCAATTGAAGATTCAGACATTGATGACGTATCTTCAATCGACACGTCTACATTAATGCTAATGTCAGATATAATTATTAGCGACTATAGTTCGCTGCCAATAGAAGCTAGCTTGTTAGATATTCCAACTATATTTTATGTGTATGATGAAGGAACATATGATCAGGTGAGAGGCCTGAATCAATTTTACAAAGCAATACCGGATAGCTACAAAGTGTATACTGAAGAAGATTTAATAATGACGATACAAGAAAAAGAACATCTATTAAGTCCGTTATTTAAAGATTGGCATAAGTATAATACTGATAAAAGTTTACATCAGCTCACAGAATATATAGATAAGATGGTGACAAAATGA
- the tarA gene encoding N-acetylglucosaminyldiphosphoundecaprenol N-acetyl-beta-D-mannosaminyltransferase TarA produces MTVEERSNTAKVDILGVDFDNTTMLQMVENIKTFFANQSTNNLFIVTANPEIVNYATTHQAYLELINQASYIVADGTGVVKASHRLKQPLAHRIPGIELMDECLKIAHVNHQKVFLLGATNEVVEAAQYALQQRYPNISFAHHHGYIDLEDETVVKRIKLFKPDYIFVGMGFPKQEEWIMTHENQFESTVMMGVGGSLEVFAGAKKRAPYIFRKLNIEWIYRALIDWKRIGRLKSIPIFMYKIAKAKRKIKKAK; encoded by the coding sequence ATGACTGTTGAAGAAAGATCCAATACAGCCAAAGTTGACATTTTAGGGGTCGATTTTGATAATACAACAATGTTGCAAATGGTTGAAAATATTAAAACCTTTTTTGCAAATCAATCAACGAATAATCTTTTTATAGTAACAGCCAACCCTGAAATAGTGAATTACGCGACGACACATCAAGCGTATTTAGAGTTAATAAATCAAGCGAGCTATATTGTTGCTGATGGGACAGGAGTAGTCAAAGCTTCGCATCGTTTAAAGCAACCTCTAGCGCATCGTATACCTGGTATTGAGTTGATGGATGAATGTTTGAAAATTGCTCATGTAAATCATCAAAAAGTATTTTTGCTAGGGGCAACTAATGAAGTTGTAGAAGCGGCACAATATGCATTGCAACAAAGATATCCAAACATATCGTTTGCACATCATCACGGTTATATTGATTTAGAAGATGAGACAGTAGTGAAACGAATTAAACTGTTTAAACCTGATTACATATTTGTAGGTATGGGATTCCCTAAACAAGAAGAATGGATTATGACACATGAAAACCAATTTGAATCTACAGTGATGATGGGCGTAGGTGGTTCTCTTGAAGTATTTGCTGGGGCTAAAAAGAGAGCGCCTTATATCTTTAGAAAATTAAACATTGAATGGATATATAGAGCATTAATAGATTGGAAACGTATTGGTAGATTAAAGAGTATTCCAATATTTATGTATAAAATAGCCAAAGCAAAAAGAAAAATAAAAAAGGCGAAATAA